Part of the Virgibacillus necropolis genome, AAAATGTCTTTTATAGGCGGCAATTCCAATTAAGAACAGTACAACAAATAAAAGTCGAAGCATGGTTAACATAGACGGAGAAAATTCCTGTACTAAAATTTTTCCAAAGATAAAATTACTGCCCCACATCACTATGCAAAACGTTAACCAAGAATAAGCCTTTAACATATGTATTCAGGTCCCTTTCCATCCAAAATCATTACTAAATTCAACTATACCGCACTATAACGTCGAATTGAAACAAAGCGTATTTTTAGCTGTGTCATAAAAATTTGTATTTTTATTCCACACCTTGTATACTTGTTATCGAAAACCGATATTGGATTCCGATAACGAAGGGAGGATTAATTTGGATAATAAAGTGCTCAGAAAATTGTTTTTGGGATTCATTCAAATCCATATTCTGCATCATGCAAAAGAAGAAGCAATCTATGGTTCTTGGATGTTAGAAGAATTGCGTGAACATGGCTATGAAATCAGTGCGGGGACACTATATCCAATTCTTCACACCATGGAAGTGGATCAATTATTGAAAAAGGAAGATGTAAAAGTGAATGGAAAAATAAGAAAGTACTATCAGATTACAAGTAAGGGTGAAGAAGTGCTAAATGAAGCCCGAGCAAAAGCATATGAACTTTTTAAAGAAATTAACTAACGAAACTGAGGTGATTACGTGGAAAAACAGACTAATAAAAAGAACCGTTTCCAGATCCTTATAGAAATTCTATTCGCTTCAACTAAGTTAGGACTCACTTCATTTGGCGGTCCAGTTGCCCATTTGGCTTACTTTAAAGATGAATATATTGATCGGCGTAAATGGTTGGATGAAAAAACCTACACAGATATTATTGCCCTTTGTCAATTCCTCCCTGGTCCTGCAAGTAGCCAAGTGGGGATTGCAATAGGCATGATGCGTGGCGGGCTTCTTGGTGGGATAATATCATGGATTGGGTTTACAGTTCCCTCAATCATTGTTCTAATTATTTTTGCGTTGCTTTATCAAAACTTTTCTTTAGGAGACGCCGGATTTATTCATAGCTTAAAAATAGTAGCCGTAGCGGTTGTATTACATGCTTTGATAGGATTAGGGAAGAAATTAACACCAGATAAGACCAGACTCGCTATAGCCATTGTAGCTGCCACAGTTATGTTAATTTATCCATCAGCATGGATGCAAATTCTACTAATTGTAGGAGCAGGAATGGTGGGTCTAAAACTCTTTAAAAATAGAGCAGAGTCAAAAGTGAAACCTTTTTCTGTGAACATATCGAAGAAAACAGGAATTATTTCATTAAGTATACTTGTTTTTTCACTTATTGCACTTCCGATATTAACAAAGCTCACGGATAATCCCCTAGTGAATATATTCGATATATTTTTTAGAGTTGGGTCATTAGTTTTTGGTGGAGGACATGTAGTATTACCGATGATTGAACGAGAGATTGTGCCTCATGGTTTGATGACAGCCGATCAGTTTCTAGCCGGATATGGAATGGCTCAAGCTGTACCTGGACCATTGTTTACGTTCTCCAGTTATTTAGGAACGATGATGGAAGGAATCCCAGGTGCAATAGTAGCCACAATTGGCATATTTTTACCATCATTTTTGCTTATTGTAGCAGCTTTACCGTTTCTGAATGGATTACGTAAACGTTCTTCATTCCAAGGAATTCTGATGGGTGTTAATGCAAGTGTTGTTGGAATTTTACTTGCAGCATTCTATGATCCCGTTATAAAAAGTTCCATTTTTGATGCCTCGGACTTCGCCTTAGGTATTATATTATTCGCATTACTAAACATTTGGAAAGTACCAGCTTGGCTTATCGTCATATTAGGCGTTCTAGGTGGATATGTTCTTAACATTATTGGTTCACTATAATCTTAGAGGATGTCAGCGAATGATGACATCCTCTAAGATTTAATGCTGTTTGATACTAACATAACTGTCTGAATTTGAGATTGTATGTCTTTCTTTGTCGAAAGCATTTACAAAAAAACCTAAATCATGCATAATACTGAATGGTTATTCGTGAAAAATAGGAGGATTTAAACAAGTGAAAACAAAATTAATGCAGTCTATTAACACAAAAAGACAAGAAATGATCCATTTGGCAATGAACAAAGGATTTACCAACAAGGAAACAGTGAAATGTAGTAAAGAACTTGACAGCCTACTTGATTTACATATGAAGGTTAAGACTACAACGCCTCTTTACTCTTCCTCCTCAATTGGTTAAGCAACTGCCTATGTTGCTTCTATATATGATAATTAAGTCTAATCAATAGATAAGGAAAAAGAGATAGTTTATCAAAGAGCAAAGCCATTGCTCTTTTTTTTATAGTCAACAACAAATTGCCAGCTTAATATTACATTAAGGTTACAATTCGTTAATAAGTATTTAATATTTCTGAAATTTTGTTATACTTGAGACAAATTTACTATAGGGGGTAAAACAATGAATCCACTCACCTTAAATATAAAGTTGTCTCAAGCATTTAAACATAAATTAGATAGAGAGCTTACAAACAATGAGGAAGATTTTATAAAGTGGATTGTAGAACAAGAAATTGATAAAAAACGATTAAAAGAGGCACTCACCTTTTAGGCATTTTTTATCACTATAAATGGGGCCAGCAATAATGACAAGCCCTAATTTTCTAATTCACACTGTTTCTTTGTAATTCTTCCATCCATTTCAGCATTCAATGGGTGTTCCATATCCACCTAACTTAATAATTTTGTCTGGGCCAACCAATAAAGGTTGTCTTTTTTTTTTACACTGAAAGAAGTATAAAAGTACAAAATCTACTTCTTAAACTCCATTCTCCAACTGAAATAATCGTTAGACGGGTTCTTTTCATAATGTAAATATGCATTAAATTTATTGCCTTTTTTACTTGCTAAACCTTTCACATACGCAGTTCCATTAGTCAATAAGGATTTTACCATTGTTTTCGTTGGCTTTTTCTTCATCGTTGCCAGGTATTTATCATTCTTCCAAATAACAAATTTGCATCCACTCTTCCAATTACTACATCCGAACCCTTTTTTGCCTTCAATAATCGTACCGTCACATTGTGGACATTTTCCAAGGGGTTCTCTTGAGATTGTAGTTGATGTTAATTGATTGATAATCCCCGCTTGATCAACTCTAATCGTTTCAACTGATTTCCTGGTGAAGTCAAAAACAACACGTAAAAATTCATCTTTCATTACTGAACCTTTTTCGATATCTGCTAATGTTTTTTCCAGACGTCCTGTAAATTCCAAGTCAAATATCTCGTGAACAGGAAAGGTTTCTACCAGTTTTGTTCCAAGTTCTGTACTTGCTAGATTTTTATTTTGAGCGGTGATATACCCTACATCTTTTAGCTTTTTAATCGTTTCTGCTCTGGTTGCTGGGGTACCAATGCTGAATCCAGTTAAGACACCGCCCATTATTTCCTCGACATCATCTTCCTTTATCCCTTTTCCGCACGTTTCCATGACCCGAAGCAAGGTTTTTTCCGTATGGCTCTTCGGTGGTTTGGTAACATGACTAGAAACCTCTGAATCTACCACATTTACTTGGTCACTTTTCTGGACGAGAGGTAGCAATATATCCTTCGACTGGATTTTCTCAACCTTCTTCCACCCTTCCACTAGTTGGACCTTACCCTTGGAATGGAATAACCCCTTTGCCTCTATATCGGATACTTTTGTAATTAACTTTGTTTCTTCATATAAAGCTATAGGCATGAATTGCATGATAAAACGATTTTTAATCGCTGTATAGACTAATTGTTGGTCACCACTCAAACGAGAAGGCTTCATGTAAGTAGGAATAATCGCACTGTGACTTTCAACTTTTGCACTATTAAATACGCGCTTTGATTTCATGAACTTGATTTCATCTTTATAGGGTAGACTTTCTGAAAGCGTCTTTAAAACGTTTGCCGCTTTTCCTACTAGACTATCATCCAGTGCTGTACTTGACGTACGCGGATACGTAATAAACTTCTTTTCATATAATGACTGGGCAACCTTCAACACTTTATCTGACGTCCATCCATTATATTTATTGGTAATGTAACCTTGTAGATTAGATAGGTTAAACAGAAATGGCGGGAATTCTTTCTTCTTCTCAACTTGTTTATCAATAATAATTGCTTGTTTATCGGAAAGTTGATTTTGGATAGATTCTAGGAGTTGCTTTTCCTTGAACTTTTCTGTCTTCCCTTCCGTGTATGTACCCTGAAACGCATTGTTATCAACCGTTTGAAAGGTAGCTGTTAATTTGTAATAGTTTTCAGGAACAAAGTTTTCTATTTCCTTATCTCGATCATAAATAATTTTTAAAGTTGGCAGTAAAACCCTGCCTATATTCAGAGCTTTTCCGCTTCCTTTTTGATATTTCAATGTTGCAACTGATGTCAAATTAATCCCGATTACCCAATCAGCCCACTGCCTGCTGATGCCTGCATCTTGCAAAGGCTGCATTAACTCGTTTGGCTTCATTTGATCGATACCTCTTCGTACTTCATCCGGAGTCCATTCGTTAATCAATAATCGATATACAGGTTTATTTGGTTTCAAATTATTGATAATGCTGTCTCCTATAACTTGTCCTTCCCTGTCATAATCGCAGGCAGAGATGACTAGCTCAACATCATTTCTGCGCATCAAATACTGAATAATTTTCAATTGTTTCCGAGCTCCACTATCGGCTACATCCCTATTTCGCGGATTACTTTTTACTTTGTATTTGAA contains:
- a CDS encoding PadR family transcriptional regulator; amino-acid sequence: MDNKVLRKLFLGFIQIHILHHAKEEAIYGSWMLEELREHGYEISAGTLYPILHTMEVDQLLKKEDVKVNGKIRKYYQITSKGEEVLNEARAKAYELFKEIN
- a CDS encoding type IA DNA topoisomerase, which encodes MRLILAEKPSVAKNIADALKIKDKKDGYFEGNGFIITWAFGHLLQLFDAKDYESKMARWKMDNFPFIPEEFKYKVKSNPRNRDVADSGARKQLKIIQYLMRRNDVELVISACDYDREGQVIGDSIINNLKPNKPVYRLLINEWTPDEVRRGIDQMKPNELMQPLQDAGISRQWADWVIGINLTSVATLKYQKGSGKALNIGRVLLPTLKIIYDRDKEIENFVPENYYKLTATFQTVDNNAFQGTYTEGKTEKFKEKQLLESIQNQLSDKQAIIIDKQVEKKKEFPPFLFNLSNLQGYITNKYNGWTSDKVLKVAQSLYEKKFITYPRTSSTALDDSLVGKAANVLKTLSESLPYKDEIKFMKSKRVFNSAKVESHSAIIPTYMKPSRLSGDQQLVYTAIKNRFIMQFMPIALYEETKLITKVSDIEAKGLFHSKGKVQLVEGWKKVEKIQSKDILLPLVQKSDQVNVVDSEVSSHVTKPPKSHTEKTLLRVMETCGKGIKEDDVEEIMGGVLTGFSIGTPATRAETIKKLKDVGYITAQNKNLASTELGTKLVETFPVHEIFDLEFTGRLEKTLADIEKGSVMKDEFLRVVFDFTRKSVETIRVDQAGIINQLTSTTISREPLGKCPQCDGTIIEGKKGFGCSNWKSGCKFVIWKNDKYLATMKKKPTKTMVKSLLTNGTAYVKGLASKKGNKFNAYLHYEKNPSNDYFSWRMEFKK
- a CDS encoding aspartyl-phosphate phosphatase Spo0E family protein, yielding MKTKLMQSINTKRQEMIHLAMNKGFTNKETVKCSKELDSLLDLHMKVKTTTPLYSSSSIG
- the chrA gene encoding chromate efflux transporter; the protein is MEKQTNKKNRFQILIEILFASTKLGLTSFGGPVAHLAYFKDEYIDRRKWLDEKTYTDIIALCQFLPGPASSQVGIAIGMMRGGLLGGIISWIGFTVPSIIVLIIFALLYQNFSLGDAGFIHSLKIVAVAVVLHALIGLGKKLTPDKTRLAIAIVAATVMLIYPSAWMQILLIVGAGMVGLKLFKNRAESKVKPFSVNISKKTGIISLSILVFSLIALPILTKLTDNPLVNIFDIFFRVGSLVFGGGHVVLPMIEREIVPHGLMTADQFLAGYGMAQAVPGPLFTFSSYLGTMMEGIPGAIVATIGIFLPSFLLIVAALPFLNGLRKRSSFQGILMGVNASVVGILLAAFYDPVIKSSIFDASDFALGIILFALLNIWKVPAWLIVILGVLGGYVLNIIGSL